In the Candidatus Binatia bacterium genome, GCGCGCAACCTTGAGAAGATGGTGATTGAACGAACGCGCCAATTAGAAAATGCCGTGCGGGAAATCGAGTCGTTCAATCACTCGCTGGCTCACGATATCCGGGGCCCTCTACGACGAGTGGTGGCGTACTGCGAGCTTCTTAAGTTGCGCTGCGCCCCTCAGCTTTCGCCCCAGGCAGTACAATACGTCAGCCTGATTCGGAGCAACGCCGCACACCTGGATCGCCTTGTTGACGATTTGCTCAACTTGGCGCGGGTTCGTACCCATCCTCTACGGTGCCGGGAAGTGGATTTATCGGAGACCAGTCGAAGAATCTTGCGATCGCTTGCCGAAGCCCACCCTGATCGACAAGTGGAATTTGCTGTCGCCGAAGGGGTTCGGGCATGGGCGGATCCAAACCTGCTTGAGGTGCTCTTGGGAAACCTGCTGGAGAACGCGTGGAAATATACCCAGTCGCGCGAAATTGCGCGGATCGAATTTGGCGTCGAGCAGGTCGGGTCGGAGCACGCTTATTATGTGCGGGACAACGGGTGTGGGTTCGAACCGGAATATGCCGACGAATTGTTCAAGCCATTCACGCGCTTTGCGAGTGGCGATGGGTTCGAAGGAACGGGGATTGGTCTCGCCACCGTGCAGCGGATTGTCGCGCGGCATGGCGGGCGCGTGTGGGCGCAGGGAGTGCCGGGGAAGGGCGCAACCTTTTATTTCACCTTGCCACCGCAGAATTGAGGGCCCCCACGAGTGGTGGGGTAGAGGCTCCCGAGCAGGTGCCGACCGGAATTCTGCCAGGCCCTGCTCGGGTGATAACGAACGGAAGCCCCTATTCGCGGTACTGTGAGAAGACAAAGTCCTTGTCTTTTTGGCCGGCGTGGCAATTGTAGCACTGACTCACCGGGTCGTTGACGAGTCGTTCCTTCGGGTCGCCGGCTTTGAAACCCTCGAAGCCCCAGCCGCCGGTATCTTTGTACTTTTTAGAGTCCTTGTGCATGACGCCAATGAGTTTGCGTGCCCCCTCGGTGTAAGCGCCACCACTCTCCGTCCACTCGAGAAGATCGAAGACGAGAACGGAACCATCGGGATACGCACCCCCCGACTTGGCTGCTTTGAGCCCGGTGGAATTCACGTAGATGTGGTGAATCCCGCCGAAAGCGGCAAACAGCGGATGCTGGTCTGATGTAATGGCCATGGTCTTCACATGCGTCCAGCCCCGCCAGCCCGTAGGATAAGGGACCTTCGGCTCGTTGGCAGCCTGCAACGTCAGCGCGCCTACGCCAACGACTGCCACGGACAATAGCAACGTGAGCACAACGGTTCGCGATCTCATACCTCACGCCTCCTTTCCCGCGGACTAAAGAATGCAGCCGGGTTTGTTGGTCAAGTACGCACTCTTTGGTAAGGTTGCGCACCGTTTGGAAGTGTTTGCACAAAATTGGAGACATGCTCATGCCCGGCCCTCAAGAAGTGTTGCAGGACGTGTTGGGCTGCAAGTGGACGATTGAGGTGCTTCGCGCCGTACTGCGAGGGGAACGGCGGCCGGGGCAGATTCAGCGAGCCATTCCGGGCCTTACGACGAAAGTGATGAACGAGCGCCTCCGGAAGTTGGTACGGTACGGCATTCTCGAGAGGAAGGTGTTCGCTGAAGTCCCGCCGCGGGTGGAGTATTGGCTTACCCCGCGCGGCCGTTCGTTGCTCCCCTTGCTCAAACAACTGGACCGCATCACTGCCCGCTGGAATGACGAAATTCAGGCGGCTCAGCGGCGCGACTGATTCACTGCACGGAAGGCTTTGTAGACGTCGATGAGGACGTCTCGCTGGCGGTCCGTGAGATAAGGGTCGCGGCGAATTTCGCGGGCGACATCCGAATCTTCGGGATCGCGCGGATCGAGTAAGCCGGCTTGAAGCTGCAGCGTTTCCGCTGACAACCGCAAGACGCCTGCGATCGACTGTAAAATCGTTCGGCTCGGGTTGCGCAGCCCAGCCTCGATTTCACGCAGCACCGCCGCGGAGATTCCGCTT is a window encoding:
- a CDS encoding helix-turn-helix transcriptional regulator, which encodes MPGPQEVLQDVLGCKWTIEVLRAVLRGERRPGQIQRAIPGLTTKVMNERLRKLVRYGILERKVFAEVPPRVEYWLTPRGRSLLPLLKQLDRITARWNDEIQAAQRRD
- a CDS encoding cytochrome P460 family protein is translated as MRSRTVVLTLLLSVAVVGVGALTLQAANEPKVPYPTGWRGWTHVKTMAITSDQHPLFAAFGGIHHIYVNSTGLKAAKSGGAYPDGSVLVFDLLEWTESGGAYTEGARKLIGVMHKDSKKYKDTGGWGFEGFKAGDPKERLVNDPVSQCYNCHAGQKDKDFVFSQYRE
- a CDS encoding helix-turn-helix domain-containing protein → MPRKTKPTSTGGIGEYIRRQRELANISLRKLAEQSGISAAVLREIEAGLRNPSRTILQSIAGVLRLSAETLQLQAGLLDPRDPEDSDVAREIRRDPYLTDRQRDVLIDVYKAFRAVNQSRR